A DNA window from Schistocerca americana isolate TAMUIC-IGC-003095 chromosome 4, iqSchAmer2.1, whole genome shotgun sequence contains the following coding sequences:
- the LOC124613662 gene encoding uncharacterized protein LOC124613662, with translation MTDELCEDEASNHSQEDLFSMSLLEILDRVIMELCTRFTALENISGKFTFLYDVQIQEMEAEDIKTKAAEVSDTYTEDLKKEDFIFEIESFKHHDLVIERDLQNSTASSTLSLIYKNKLVKGYPNITVVLRILLTIPVSVSSGERSFSKLKLIKNHLRRVTAQRRLTNLSIISTEYKQTASINYDDIISVFAAKKARKAKF, from the coding sequence atgacCGATGAGCTTTGTGAGGATGAAGCATCCAATCATTCACAGGAAGATTTGTTCAGTATGTCCCTGTTAGAAATATTAGACAGAGTGATAATGGAGCTGTGTACCCGGTTTACTGCACTAGAGAACATTAGTGGAAAATTTACTTTTCTGTATGATGTTCAAATTCAAGAAATGGAAGCGGAGGACATAAAGACCAAAGCAGCAGAAGTGTCTGATACCTACACAGAAGATCTAAAAAAGGaagattttatttttgaaattgaaaGTTTCAAACACCATGATCTGGTAATAGAGAGAGACTTGCAAAATTCCACTGCATCATCCACATTAAGTttgatttataaaaataaattagtaaaGGGGTATCCCAACATTACTGTAGTCTTAAGAATATTGCTTACCATACCAGTTTCTGTTTCCTCTGGAGAAAGAAGTTTCAGCAAGCTGAAACTAATTAAAAATCATTTGAGGAGGGTGACTGCTCAACGAAGATTAACAAATCTCAGTATAATCTCCACAGAGTACAAACAAACTGCTTCCATAAACTATGATGACATCATAAGCGTCTTTGCAGCCAAAAAAGCTCGGAAAGCGAAGTTTTAA